The Cellulomonas shaoxiangyii sequence GGGTCCCGGGTCACCGGGCAGGCGGGGGTCGGTCGGCGTCGTCACGGGCGGCACGCTAGCGCGTGGACGCGGCGCGCCCGCGCACGGTCCAGCCGCACGGTCCACCCGCCCGGTCCCGGGCGCGACCGAGCCCCACGGGCAGCCGGGGGGGACCGCCCGTGGGGCTCGTCGAGGTGCGGACCGGCCATGCGCCGGCGGTCCGCACCGCGACCCGGCCGGGATGCGTCCCGGCCGGGTCACGCTGTCAGGGCCGCGTGAGCAGCCCCCGCCTGCGGGCGACGACGAGCACGACGCCCGCCGTCAGCACGAGCACGGCGAGCACGCCGAGCCCGAGCCCGGCACCGGTGACGGCCAGGCCGCCCCCGGCCGACGCCTGCGCGGCCAGCACCGTCAGCGTGGTGCTCGCGAGCACCGTGCGGTCGGTCGACGCCTGCAGGACGTACACGCCGGCCGCCGTGCGGGCCGGCACCGTCACCGTCACGGTGGCCGTGCCGTCCGCCGCCGTCGTCACCGTGCCGAGCACGGTGCTGCCGACCGGCGCCGTCGCGGCAGCAGCCGCGCCGACGCCCGCGCCGCCGCGGGCCGTGGCCCCGGCGCCCAGCGAGACGGCGACCCGCTGGCCGGCCTCGAAGCCGGCCAGACGGACGTCGACCCGCCCACCGGCGCGCACCCGCGCCGGGTCGGCCACGATCGACGGCTTCCCGACGGACGGGTTCGTCGGCGGCGCCGTGGGCCCGGTCGTCGGCGGGGCCGTCGGGTCGACGGTCGGGGTCGCCGTCGGCTCGTCCGTCGGCGTCGGGGTCGGCGTCGGGGTCGGCGTCGGCTCCGGCTCCTCCTCGGCCGCCACCAGCTGCCCCACGCCCCAGCGGGACGGGGTCTGGTATCCGGCGCCCGTGGGGTCGGCCCAGTTGCGGATCGACTGACGTGCGCCCGCGGTGGCGTCGTTGACCTGGAAGTCCAGGCCGTGGAACGTGCCGAGACCGGCCTCGCCGAGCAGGCTGATCGCCGCCTCGACGCGGTAGCCGCCGTCCGTGCGGACCACGGCCGACTGCAGGCGGCTCTCCTGGAACGCGGTGTCGCCGGTGCCGAACGAGACCACGTTGTCCGCGCTGATGCGGATCTGCGTGTCGTCGTACCGGTAGGCCGCGCTCTTGTAGTTGCCCGGGTCGACGTAGATCTCGACCGAGTCCTGCACCCACGGGTCGGACCCGGTCACGTCGACCACCGGGTCGGCCACGTCGGCGAGCACGTACAGGAGGTTGCCGCGCCACAGGGTGCGGACCTGGGCGACCGCGCCGCCCGTGCCCTCGACCTGCTTCTCGGTGGCGACCACACCCGCCGCAGACCAGGCCTCGTCCACCTCGCCGTCGACGTCCGGCGCGGTGCCGGTCTCGACGACCTCGAGGTAGGACAGCGCCTCGACGAGCGAGAGGGTGCCGACCGCGCCGGGCGTGTTCCAGCCCGTCGTGGTCGACCCGTCCGTGACGCGCAGGTCGAAGTCGACGGTGTCGCCCTCGGCGGCGTCGACGAGCGGCAGGTGGACGACGGCCGACCAGCCGTCGCCCGACTCGGTGACGACGCCGTCGACGTCGCCCTCGCCGTCCCGCCCGAACGTGTACTCCTCGTCACCGACGACGAACGTCACCGCGTCGCCGTCCTGCACGGTCGCGTCCGCCACCGTGACGTACGCGGTGAGGTGGTCGGCGGCCCAGCGGAGCTGGAACGCGGCCACGTCGTCGATCGCGTGCAGGCGCAGCCGGTCCCACTCGTCGGCGGACGTGGCGTCCCCGTCGAGGGGCACGTCGCCGGCGAACACGTCCGCCGTGCGCAGTCGCGCGGGCAGCTCCGCGTCGGCGGCGCCGTAGTAGGCCGGCTTGGCCGACAGGTCGTCGTCGAACAGCAGCGGCCCGCCCGACGCGTCGCGCCAGCTGCGTGCGTCCGTCAGACCCCACACCGTGACCGAGAACAGCTCGTCGGTGTGCTCGCGGAAGATCCGGAACGCGTCGCGGTAGTAGTAGCCCTGCTCGATGAACCGGGCCTGGCTCTCGGGCGTGCCGGTGGTGACGTCGAGCTCCGTGACGGCCTGCGTGAGGCCGAGCCCGGAGAACCGCTCGAGCGCGTCGTCGAGCGTGGAGACCGGCATCGCCAGGCTGACGTGGAACTGGTGGCCCACGCCGTCGACCGGGACGCCACGAGCCAGCAGCCGCTGGACCAGGTCGTAGTACCGCTGCTGCTTGCCGGCCTGCTCGGTGTTGTAGTCGTTGATGAACAGGGTGACGGGACGCTCGACGCCGGGCGCCGCGTACTCGTCGTTGAACGCCTCGTCGGCGTACTGGAACGCCAGGTCGACGAACTCCTCGCCGAGGATCCGGTACCACTCGCTGCGGCGCATGCCGTCGGCGAACTCGGAGCCGTCCGAGATGACCTCGTTGACCACGTCCCAGGCGACGAGCGGGTTGGTGTCCGACCCGAAGAGGCCGTACTCCGCCGCCATGTACTCCGCGATGTCGAACACGTGCGTGCGGAGCCGGTCGCGCAGCACCTGCTGGCCGGCCGCGTCCGCGGCGAGCGGCTGCCCGGCGGCGTCCTGGAAGAACCAGGCCGGCGTCTGGGCGTGCCACGCGAGCACGTGCCCGTACACGCGCAGGTCGTTCTCCTGCGCGTACCGCATGATCGCGTCCGCCTCGGGGTGCGGGGTGAACGTCGTGCCCGCGTACCAGGCCTCGGGCTTCATGTGGTTCTCGGGCGTGAGCTGGTCGAAGTGCCGCTCGGTGAGCTCCGCGGCCGAACCGACGGTCTCGCGGCTGTCGATGGCCACGCCGAGCGGGAAGTCGACCGTGCCCTTGAGCGGCGGCAGGTCCTGCACCGTGCCCGGGGCCGTGGCGGTGATGGAGATGTCGTCGACGAGGAACGTCGAGGTGTTGCCCGGGTCGGTGCTGCTGACCCAGGTGGTCTCGAGGTA is a genomic window containing:
- a CDS encoding endo-1,4-beta-xylanase; protein product: MGAANAADPVVVLEADFDDGTLGDLQQSGTPTLEHVAEGAGQALSISTRANTWDSVQSATGVLEAGVEYAFSARIRLVDEAADSVGRFTLYDGAYTPVGATAVSTTAWTTITGAYTVPAGVDAGTVKLALEAGPWDGSLKPSFLLDDVLVTRTAPDGEEPDPDVVPGGAVNPTATPVTAARGTGDVAALTFDDGPNPGETADLLDFLAENELPATFCVIGQNIEAPGGAELLQRMVREGHTLCNHSTGYDDMGSWTAEQVRADLVENLAIIREALGDPDAPVPYFRAPNGSWGATPAVAVSLGMQPLGVVNTINDWATQDEAVLTANLRTAMQAGQLVLVHDGGGDRAASVAATRTVVTERLADGWTFTLPQGGAAEAPTGASIVADFEDGTLQGWSARADGAGTPTVEVVEPGRESDHAARVSGRTSQGQGIQVPVAGVLVPGTSYDLEAWVRFEGTPGDMTLSAHTRTGETDGYSNLVQLTGLTTEWTRVTGRFTVPTGVQEVYLETTWVSSTDPGNTSTFLVDDISITATAPGTVQDLPPLKGTVDFPLGVAIDSRETVGSAAELTERHFDQLTPENHMKPEAWYAGTTFTPHPEADAIMRYAQENDLRVYGHVLAWHAQTPAWFFQDAAGQPLAADAAGQQVLRDRLRTHVFDIAEYMAAEYGLFGSDTNPLVAWDVVNEVISDGSEFADGMRRSEWYRILGEEFVDLAFQYADEAFNDEYAAPGVERPVTLFINDYNTEQAGKQQRYYDLVQRLLARGVPVDGVGHQFHVSLAMPVSTLDDALERFSGLGLTQAVTELDVTTGTPESQARFIEQGYYYRDAFRIFREHTDELFSVTVWGLTDARSWRDASGGPLLFDDDLSAKPAYYGAADAELPARLRTADVFAGDVPLDGDATSADEWDRLRLHAIDDVAAFQLRWAADHLTAYVTVADATVQDGDAVTFVVGDEEYTFGRDGEGDVDGVVTESGDGWSAVVHLPLVDAAEGDTVDFDLRVTDGSTTTGWNTPGAVGTLSLVEALSYLEVVETGTAPDVDGEVDEAWSAAGVVATEKQVEGTGGAVAQVRTLWRGNLLYVLADVADPVVDVTGSDPWVQDSVEIYVDPGNYKSAAYRYDDTQIRISADNVVSFGTGDTAFQESRLQSAVVRTDGGYRVEAAISLLGEAGLGTFHGLDFQVNDATAGARQSIRNWADPTGAGYQTPSRWGVGQLVAAEEEPEPTPTPTPTPTPTDEPTATPTVDPTAPPTTGPTAPPTNPSVGKPSIVADPARVRAGGRVDVRLAGFEAGQRVAVSLGAGATARGGAGVGAAAAATAPVGSTVLGTVTTAADGTATVTVTVPARTAAGVYVLQASTDRTVLASTTLTVLAAQASAGGGLAVTGAGLGLGVLAVLVLTAGVVLVVARRRGLLTRP